The DNA window AGACGTCGTTTTGCTTGATGCCGCCTGGCAGCCTTGCGGGACGATGCCCAAAAACCAGGTCCACACGCGCCATACGCCGCTGCATTTGGCCTTTTCCTGCTATCTGTTCACCCCAGAGGGCAACGTGCTGGTCACAAGACGCGCCTTGAGCAAAACCGCCTGGCCGGGAGTCTGGACCAATTCCTTTTGCGGCCACCCTTTGCCGCAAGAAGCGCTGGAGCAGGCGGTGATGCGCCGTGCCCAGGTTGAGTTGGGCACGGAAGCCGAGCAGATAACGTTGCTGAGCGACGCCTTCAGTTATCAGGCGACCGACGCGTCCGGCGTGATGGAGAATGAGGTCTGCCCGGTATTTGCCGCGCATAGTAAAGGCGCTCTCTATGCTAATCCGGATGAAGTGGCGGATTATGCGTGGGTCGAGCTCAACCATTTAATGGCGGCGGTAAAATTAACGCCTTTCGGTTTCAGCCCGTGGATGGTTTCGCAATTGAATACCGACGCGATAATTTCAGGTTTGAAAGAATATCGGGATGCGATCGTGACAAAGCGTTCAGCGGGCGACGTAGGGCAAGGGTGGCAATAAAATAAATAGCCACCGCAAGGGTGACTATTTATTAATGCTTACAGGCTGCCGCCGACCGAGGTCGAGGTGGAGCCGATAGTTTCGCGGAAATGTTTAGCGTAGTCGGCCACTTCCTGCTGCGTATGCGTCAGACCATAAAGACCCAGCCCCACGCCGCCTGCAACGCCGCCGATGATAGTGCCGACCAATTGGCCGACGGCGCCGGCAATGAAGCCGCCTGCACCTGCGGATTTGCCTGCAATCAGCGCGCCGGTCATCGCGCCATCCAGCAACCCATCCCAGGCCGCGTTCAGATCGCCACCGCTGACGTACTGCTCTTCATATTGACTAAGTACTTTCATATACATTCCTTATAAATAAAAGGGTGACTTAGTGGGTTTAATTAACACCGAGAATAACGCTGTGGCGCTACTCCACTTTAAAAATATAACAGCTTATAATCTGTTGGCAATAATATATCCAATGAGGAATATTGTTTGGTTATATATGCGAACATTTATTTTCTGTCGATATTTTTATGACAGATATTGAGAATATTCTTGGTTAAAAAGGGCGATATCACTGGAAACGCCGCTGGAAAACTCATCATGCCTTATTGTGGATGGGCTGAGGCGATTTCTCTAAGGGGGGCTTTTTTCCGCCTTTGCCGCGCAGCCCGCTGTGGCTGTCACTATTTTCACATTTCAGGCTCTGCTACCGGTCAGGGAGTACGTCCGTATTGTGATTATTCCATTAAAAACTATAACTAATTAATAAGTTATATCTCTTCCGTTATCTCCTGCCATTGAAAAAATTCTCGCAAAAAATCCACACTGTGAAAATAAGATCACACAAGCGTAACAAAAGGTAAACAAAGCCCTCCTATATTGGCTGCTTCGCTTTTGGGAGGGAGTGTCATGCGTAACTGGAACGAACCGAAAAAGAATAAAGCGCACATCGAACTGATCCCGATGATCGACGTGATGATGTTCTTGTTGGTGTTTTTCGTCTTGATCAGCCTGAACGTCATTCCGGCGCTCGGGTTGAAAACGCAGCTGCCGTCCGCCGGCAGTGCGCAGCAGCTGAAACCGCAGAAGAAGGCGATCATTACGCTGGGGGCTGATGAGCAGCTGCAGCTGGATGGCCAGCCGATCGCGCTCGACGCGTTGGTCAACACGCTCAAGCAACAGCAGCAGGCCAACCAGACCACCACCATCATCGTCAACAGCGATAAAGGCGTGGCGGTCGAGCGGCTGGTGGCGGTCATGGACAACCTGCGCCAGGGCGGTTTCTTCTCCGTCTCCATCGCGACACGGAAGCTGTGACATGTATCTGCTCTATCGCTCACGTCATCTTTTCAGCTGGTTGCCGGCGCTGATTGTCGCCGGTTGCCTGCTGTTCGCCAGCCAGCAGGCGGCGCTGAAGATCCAGCCGCGCTACGACGAAACCGCCATCGAACTGGCGCTGGTGGAGCCTGAACCGGCGCCTGAACCTCAACCGGAAACGCCGCCGGAGCCCCAGCCTGAACCGCCGCCGCCCGAGCCGGAGCCGATTCCCGAGCCGGTGGTGCCGGCGCCGGAACCGATCGTGGAAGCCAAGCCGGTGCCGAAACCGCAGCCGAAACCCAAACCGAAACCGGTAAAAGAGAAAGCCAAACCGGTGGAAAAGCCTAAACCGACGCCGGCGCCAGCCGCGCCGCGCGCGCTGGTCAGCAAACCGGCGGCGCAGCCCGCGCCGGCCGCCCCTGCGGCGCCGAAGGTGAACGCGCAGGCGATTGAAAACGGCTATCTGCTGGCCTTGCGCCGCGAGCTGGAACAGCGCAAGCGCTACCCGACCGGCCGTCAGGCCTCGCTCGAGCGCCCGCAGGGCAACGTCGAGGTGTGGCTGGAGGTCGATCGCAGCGGGCGGGTGCTCTCTTCCGGCATCGCCAACAAGGCCGCCAGCATGCTGCTGAACCGCGCGGCGATGAGCAGCCTGCAAAGCATCAGTTCAGTGAAGCCATTCCCGAGCGACGCGTTCGCCGGGCAAACAACCAAAAGATTTACCGCGACGTTCAATTATCAGGCGCCTTAGCGCAAGAGTTAATCGTTTGATTTTTAAGGGATGCACACCATGAAATCTTTCAATCGTTCTGGGATCTATCTGGCGGTGATGTCGGCGATGCTGCCGGGCGCCGCGCTGGCGGCCGACGCCACCGATGTCGGCACCATCAGCGTCAAGGGGCAGTCGCTCGGCGGCGGCATGATGGTGCAGGACGACAGCGCCAAGGCGCGCTCCACCGTCACCAAAGAAGCGATGGACAAAATGCCGTCGGCGGCCAACGCCATCGATAAGCTGAAATTCACGCCGGGTCTGAACGTCAACAGCAACGACGCCAGCGGCCTGAGCGGCGTGGACTACA is part of the Serratia surfactantfaciens genome and encodes:
- the idi gene encoding isopentenyl-diphosphate Delta-isomerase translates to MMKNEDVVLLDAAWQPCGTMPKNQVHTRHTPLHLAFSCYLFTPEGNVLVTRRALSKTAWPGVWTNSFCGHPLPQEALEQAVMRRAQVELGTEAEQITLLSDAFSYQATDASGVMENEVCPVFAAHSKGALYANPDEVADYAWVELNHLMAAVKLTPFGFSPWMVSQLNTDAIISGLKEYRDAIVTKRSAGDVGQGWQ
- a CDS encoding ExbD/TolR family protein, giving the protein MRNWNEPKKNKAHIELIPMIDVMMFLLVFFVLISLNVIPALGLKTQLPSAGSAQQLKPQKKAIITLGADEQLQLDGQPIALDALVNTLKQQQQANQTTTIIVNSDKGVAVERLVAVMDNLRQGGFFSVSIATRKL
- a CDS encoding energy transducer TonB; amino-acid sequence: MYLLYRSRHLFSWLPALIVAGCLLFASQQAALKIQPRYDETAIELALVEPEPAPEPQPETPPEPQPEPPPPEPEPIPEPVVPAPEPIVEAKPVPKPQPKPKPKPVKEKAKPVEKPKPTPAPAAPRALVSKPAAQPAPAAPAAPKVNAQAIENGYLLALRRELEQRKRYPTGRQASLERPQGNVEVWLEVDRSGRVLSSGIANKAASMLLNRAAMSSLQSISSVKPFPSDAFAGQTTKRFTATFNYQAP